In one window of Gemmatimonadales bacterium DNA:
- a CDS encoding outer membrane beta-barrel protein: protein MFAALMTVSASAQERTRSGFWFNGGLGVGSLGCDDCSSRETGLSGGIALGGSISQNVLLGVGTTGWTKSESGVTLTTGTLDARLRLYPSSTGGFFITTGIGLGSISADIAGFGGDAETGVGVLVGLGIDIRIGRNVSLTPFWNGFAVRTENADVNVGQLGLGITVH, encoded by the coding sequence GTGTTCGCAGCACTGATGACCGTATCGGCAAGTGCGCAGGAGCGGACCAGGAGCGGATTCTGGTTCAATGGTGGGCTGGGCGTTGGCTCGCTTGGCTGTGATGACTGTTCCTCTCGCGAGACGGGCTTAAGTGGCGGCATCGCGCTCGGTGGGTCAATTAGTCAGAATGTCCTTCTTGGTGTCGGAACTACTGGTTGGACGAAGTCAGAGAGCGGAGTTACGCTCACGACGGGTACGCTCGATGCTCGGCTTCGGCTGTATCCTAGCTCGACCGGTGGATTTTTCATTACCACGGGTATCGGGTTGGGTTCAATTAGCGCAGATATTGCCGGGTTTGGCGGAGATGCAGAGACAGGTGTCGGGGTTTTGGTCGGGTTGGGTATCGACATCCGGATTGGGCGGAATGTGAGCCTCACTCCTTTCTGGAACGGGTTTGCCGTGCGGACAGAGAATGCTGACGTGAATGTTGGCCAGCTTGGATTGGGAATAACTGTCCATTGA
- a CDS encoding gamma-glutamyltransferase, with amino-acid sequence MKSTTMFRSRIALAVGVMFAAGCTRPAPPSAASPLAGKRAEGRAGMVSASQPEATLVGVAVLRAGGNAVDAAVATAFALSVTDPSQTGIGGGGAATVWMPASQRVDHLSFYGRAGERPEWGTADTGSRGPGRGAAVPGMVSGLLTLHEKHGKLSREQVMAPAIALARDGFTVSPLLARTITSSRARVLEEPGAAARFMPDGEPLRPGDRLIQPELAATLERIAATGPDAFYRGPFAERLAQHVQARGGLITTRDMAAYRSTWTRPLCTPWRGLTVLGAPPPMGGAVVLQMLHLAEQSGLTSATGYTESPATATSFAQLIRIAQVDGQRWRGDPGVMPVPARGLASARFAAARASELTAPMRDTLSPADPWSADAEGPEGACAALDPYPAAPRSAAGDFDGLGSGSAGEDSSFTSHLSVVDSEGNAVSMTTTVGVLFGSGVWVDGVWLNSVGRNFDGRTRGSDRYSNSTMSPTIVLDGRDVRLVVGAAGSQYIQPAIAQVSVRMLAFGEDPAMALAAPRLHPNWNSREVEVEPGFGPDVYSALVARGFRPRSRVGDIMFGGVHAVYVTPDGRRIGAADPRRDGYAAGQ; translated from the coding sequence ATGAAGAGCACCACAATGTTCCGATCGCGCATTGCCCTCGCGGTGGGGGTGATGTTCGCAGCTGGCTGCACGCGGCCCGCACCGCCGTCGGCGGCTTCGCCGCTGGCTGGCAAGCGGGCGGAAGGACGGGCCGGGATGGTGTCGGCTTCGCAGCCCGAGGCCACGCTGGTCGGCGTCGCCGTGCTCCGCGCAGGCGGTAATGCGGTGGACGCAGCGGTCGCCACCGCGTTCGCCCTCTCCGTGACCGATCCCTCACAGACCGGCATCGGCGGCGGCGGCGCAGCAACCGTCTGGATGCCTGCCAGCCAGCGCGTGGACCATCTGTCGTTCTATGGCCGAGCGGGTGAACGGCCCGAGTGGGGCACGGCTGATACCGGATCGCGCGGGCCGGGGCGAGGCGCTGCCGTACCCGGTATGGTGAGCGGCCTGCTCACGCTCCATGAGAAGCACGGCAAGCTCTCGCGCGAACAGGTCATGGCGCCGGCGATCGCGCTTGCCCGCGACGGATTCACGGTGTCGCCCCTGCTCGCCCGCACGATTACGTCCTCACGCGCGCGCGTGCTCGAGGAGCCCGGCGCCGCCGCGCGGTTCATGCCCGACGGTGAGCCCCTCCGCCCCGGCGACCGACTCATTCAGCCCGAGCTCGCCGCGACCCTCGAACGGATTGCGGCGACCGGACCGGACGCCTTCTATCGCGGCCCGTTTGCAGAACGGCTTGCGCAGCATGTGCAGGCGCGCGGCGGGCTGATTACGACGCGCGACATGGCCGCCTACCGCAGCACCTGGACTCGCCCGCTCTGCACCCCCTGGCGCGGACTCACCGTGCTTGGCGCGCCACCGCCGATGGGCGGGGCCGTGGTGTTGCAGATGCTTCACCTTGCGGAGCAGTCGGGGCTCACGAGTGCGACCGGCTACACCGAATCGCCGGCGACCGCGACGTCGTTTGCGCAGCTCATCCGGATCGCCCAGGTCGACGGGCAGCGCTGGCGGGGCGACCCGGGCGTGATGCCAGTCCCGGCGCGCGGCCTGGCCAGCGCGCGGTTCGCCGCGGCACGCGCGAGCGAGCTCACCGCCCCGATGCGCGACACGCTCTCCCCGGCCGATCCGTGGAGCGCCGACGCCGAGGGGCCGGAAGGTGCCTGCGCAGCGCTCGACCCGTATCCCGCGGCACCGCGTTCGGCAGCCGGGGATTTCGACGGACTCGGCAGCGGGTCGGCAGGTGAGGACAGCAGCTTCACATCGCACCTGAGCGTGGTGGACAGCGAGGGCAACGCAGTCTCGATGACGACCACGGTGGGTGTGCTGTTCGGCTCTGGCGTCTGGGTCGACGGCGTCTGGCTCAACTCGGTCGGCCGGAACTTCGACGGGCGCACCCGGGGCTCGGATCGGTACAGCAACTCGACCATGTCGCCCACGATCGTGCTCGACGGGCGGGACGTGCGGCTCGTGGTGGGTGCGGCAGGTTCGCAGTACATCCAGCCGGCGATTGCGCAGGTGAGCGTGCGGATGCTCGCGTTCGGGGAGGATCCGGCCATGGCGCTCGCGGCGCCCCGTCTCCATCCGAACTGGAACTCGCGTGAAGTCGAGGTCGAGCCCGGGTTTGGACCCGATGTGTACAGTGCCCTCGTGGCGCGGGGTTTCCGGCCGCGGTCGCGGGTGGGAGATATCATGTTCGGCGGGGTGCACGCGGTGTACGTGACGCCCGACGGGCGGCGGATCGGCGCAGCGGATCCGCGGCGGGACGGGTACGCAGCGGGCCAGTAA
- a CDS encoding DDE-type integrase/transposase/recombinase: protein MRTIIRTGSSYGARRVHALVNQRFVTGYNVKRIQRGMALHGWTLSSVVHRRTGRAHRGRIQRDVSNERWCSDGLEIACWNGELVQVAFALDCHDREVMAHVAVPRDLVAADIQQLMQDAVAARFGPGRRPPTPIQWLSDNGSIYTALATQLMAERLHLVPITTPAASPQSNGMAEAFVHTLRRDYLAGADLATAAQVLAQLPAWMADYNGVAPHSALGYQSPQQYRRAQSLAGEISAPKVPHELGY, encoded by the coding sequence GTGCGCACGATCATTCGGACCGGGTCGTCGTATGGCGCGCGTCGTGTCCACGCGCTCGTCAATCAGCGCTTTGTGACCGGCTACAATGTGAAGCGCATTCAGCGCGGGATGGCGCTCCATGGCTGGACGCTCTCGTCGGTCGTCCATCGCCGCACGGGCCGGGCGCACCGCGGGCGCATTCAGCGGGACGTGTCCAATGAACGCTGGTGCAGCGACGGCCTGGAGATCGCCTGCTGGAACGGGGAGCTCGTGCAGGTCGCCTTTGCCCTCGATTGCCATGATCGCGAAGTGATGGCCCACGTCGCGGTGCCCCGCGACCTCGTGGCCGCCGATATCCAGCAGCTCATGCAGGACGCGGTCGCGGCCCGTTTTGGGCCTGGACGCCGCCCGCCCACCCCGATCCAGTGGCTGAGTGACAATGGGAGTATCTATACGGCGCTGGCGACCCAACTGATGGCGGAGCGCCTGCACTTGGTGCCCATTACGACGCCGGCCGCGAGTCCGCAGTCCAACGGCATGGCCGAAGCCTTCGTGCACACGCTGCGGCGCGACTACCTCGCGGGGGCGGACCTCGCGACCGCGGCGCAAGTGCTGGCCCAGCTCCCCGCGTGGATGGCGGATTACAACGGCGTCGCGCCGCACTCCGCGCTCGGGTACCAGTCACCCCAGCAATATCGGCGTGCGCAGTCCCTGGCAGGTGAGATCAGTGCGCCCAAAGTGCCTCACGAATTGGGGTACTAA
- a CDS encoding serine protease produces MSRAPVQFQGRPYRWTVDVLVRTGAATDVALTNDNADAPEKSLQESVATASGDFVASLFSRFKSSVFKIQAGLRHGSGFLADTLDGVIITNAHVVDGVEDDGISVVLDSLVRVAAQVVGRDNDADIAILRINPAHLVDRTRIPLQAAADRPAASPGERLVAMGFPLNQDLTITSGIASSIRTGAIISDVNINQGNSGGPLLNALGEAIAVNTFGDVGRSGGPGISGSVLISRATDVLVKAAAELDSREAPPADSLPVMPSLRIDIAALKSAADTADVRAYRKFSGIAVGGFDITVQTPLQTFVAAKAFENDIAKDRKKREAIAGLADAERYSEVRDYRDWGEYVGGLTAPVVSMSIIPKVGETGGSLFTRVMLGPNLKATYKFKGDVRAAYLYRNGERVEPIKGGHAPTKAYVDNQWVSLKDVADQGYYVYNVDVLRPDEAGVAPTIVLAVRDLKNPKKLKCRELPRAVVAQAWNDFATFFRAQRLSAPFVVASPKNPKGYRAAWETPFLKEDCDWSV; encoded by the coding sequence ATGAGCCGTGCACCCGTTCAGTTCCAGGGCCGACCATATCGCTGGACTGTGGATGTCCTTGTTCGAACAGGGGCAGCGACAGACGTCGCCCTTACAAATGACAATGCTGATGCCCCGGAGAAATCGCTTCAGGAAAGTGTTGCAACAGCATCGGGCGACTTCGTAGCGAGCTTGTTCTCTCGCTTCAAGAGCTCCGTCTTCAAAATCCAGGCCGGCCTTAGGCACGGCTCCGGTTTCCTCGCGGATACTCTGGACGGCGTCATTATCACGAATGCACATGTGGTAGATGGCGTCGAGGACGATGGTATCTCAGTTGTCCTTGACTCGCTCGTGCGTGTTGCGGCTCAGGTGGTTGGCAGGGATAACGATGCCGACATCGCCATCCTCCGGATCAATCCCGCCCACCTAGTTGACCGCACGCGGATCCCTCTGCAAGCAGCGGCAGACAGACCAGCCGCAAGCCCAGGAGAGCGCTTGGTCGCGATGGGCTTTCCATTGAACCAGGACTTAACCATCACTTCTGGGATCGCCTCTAGTATCAGGACTGGCGCAATTATCTCAGACGTAAACATCAACCAAGGCAACTCCGGTGGCCCGCTATTAAACGCCTTAGGCGAGGCCATAGCCGTCAACACGTTCGGCGACGTTGGTCGTTCAGGTGGTCCAGGTATTTCTGGATCAGTCCTTATCTCCCGCGCAACGGATGTCCTCGTTAAAGCAGCAGCGGAGCTTGATTCGCGCGAGGCACCGCCAGCAGACAGCCTGCCAGTAATGCCCTCGCTGCGAATCGACATCGCCGCCCTGAAAAGTGCTGCCGACACCGCCGATGTTCGCGCATACAGAAAGTTCAGTGGAATCGCCGTTGGAGGGTTCGATATCACAGTTCAGACGCCACTACAGACCTTCGTAGCGGCAAAGGCGTTTGAGAACGACATCGCCAAGGATCGTAAGAAACGGGAGGCCATAGCCGGGTTAGCGGACGCCGAGAGGTACTCTGAAGTCAGGGATTACCGCGACTGGGGAGAGTACGTCGGAGGGCTCACCGCACCCGTAGTATCAATGTCGATCATCCCGAAGGTCGGTGAGACCGGTGGTTCCCTATTCACTCGGGTGATGCTAGGACCTAACCTGAAGGCTACGTACAAGTTCAAAGGTGACGTTCGCGCTGCATACCTGTACCGAAACGGTGAGCGAGTCGAGCCCATCAAAGGCGGCCACGCACCTACAAAGGCGTATGTAGACAATCAGTGGGTTTCGCTCAAGGACGTCGCAGATCAGGGCTACTATGTATACAACGTCGACGTGCTCCGTCCCGACGAGGCGGGCGTTGCACCAACCATTGTTCTCGCGGTTCGTGACCTAAAGAATCCGAAAAAGCTCAAGTGCCGCGAGCTTCCGAGGGCGGTCGTCGCACAGGCTTGGAACGACTTTGCGACATTCTTTCGAGCGCAGCGACTCTCCGCACCATTTGTCGTGGCCAGTCCCAAGAACCCTAAGGGATACAGGGCTGCGTGGGAAACACCGTTTCTCAAGGAGGACTGCGATTGGTCGGTCTAA